One part of the Dehalobacter sp. genome encodes these proteins:
- a CDS encoding MBL fold metallo-hydrolase, with protein MNIIFHGHACFEIQSDAGRLMIDPYLRKNPKAEVKPPDFKTLDAILVTHGHDDHLGDAVELARLTGAVLIS; from the coding sequence ATGAATATTATCTTTCACGGCCATGCCTGTTTTGAAATCCAGTCTGACGCAGGTCGGCTGATGATAGATCCATATTTGCGGAAGAATCCGAAAGCAGAGGTCAAACCGCCTGATTTTAAAACGCTTGATGCAATTTTAGTCACCCATGGTCATGACGATCATTTGGGAGATGCGGTCGAACTGGCCAGGCTGACCGGGGCAGTCCTGATCTC